In Microvirga sp. 17 mud 1-3, the genomic window CGTTTAAGAAGCCGCCATTGGGTTTTCAACCCTGTGCAGGCCGGAAAAAGGTCCTGATTTTCAGTGTGCGCAAATATGATGCTGGAAAACCAGCACGATTATCATTTGCTTGTAAAATAATATAACAAATCGAAAAATCTCAGCCGCGACATGCGGAGCCGGAGTTCCGGCTCCGCATGTCGGCAAAGGTTATTCTGCAGCTATCAGGGATGGATGACCCGCTGCTTCCAGCGCCACTGCCGTTGACTGGATCACGGCCGCAAAACGCACGGCTGTGTGAACCTCGGCGGCGCCGACACCGGCGTCCCGAAGAACTTTTTCGTGGCTGTCGATGCACAGACCGCAACCGTTGATAGCCGAGACGGCAAGGGACCAGAGTTCGAAATCGATCTTGTCCACCCCAGGATTGCCGATCACGTTCATGCGCAGCCGCGCCGGCATCGTGCCGTACTCCTTGTTGGAGGCAAGGTGCACGAACCGATAATAGACATTATTCATCGCCATAATCGATGCGGCCGCCCGGGCCGCATCGAGGGCCTGTGGCGACAAATGCGCCTTGGCCTCTTCCTCAAGTGCTTGCGCCACCACTGGGTTCCGGGTGGCAAGGCCGCAGGCGACGAGGAGGCCGTACTTCCGCTGGGGCGAAAGGCTGTCGTCTGTCGCAAGGGCAGACAGGTTCAGGCGCACGTCCTTCGCAAAGGCCGGCAGCTTTTCTTTGAGGCTTTCGATGGACATGTGAAACCTTAAGCAGCCTTCAGCGTGTCGCCGCCAACCTCGCGGTTGCAGGGGCAGAGCTCGTCTGTCTGCAGGGCATCGAGCACACGCAAGGTATCCTTGGGATTGCGGCCGACATTGAGATTGGTCGCATAGACGTGCTGGATCGTATTGTCGGGATCGACAATGAAGGTATAGCGGTAGGCAACCCCATCAGGTGCTCGTACACCCAGACCATCGACGAGCGACCCGTTCGTATCGGCAAACTGCCAGATTGGGAGCTTATCAAGATCCCGGTGATCACGGCGCCAAGCCAGCTTAACGAACTCATTGTCGGTCGATCCGCCTAGAACAACGGCATCACGATCGTCGAACTCACCGGCCAGACGGGCGAATTCCGCAATCTCAGTAGGGCAGACGAAGGTGAAGTCCTTCGGATAGAAAAAGATAATCTTCCACTTGCCCGGGAAGCTTGCCTCCGTAAGGGCCTCGAAGGCGCTCTCGCCATTTTCGACA contains:
- a CDS encoding carboxymuconolactone decarboxylase family protein, whose amino-acid sequence is MSIESLKEKLPAFAKDVRLNLSALATDDSLSPQRKYGLLVACGLATRNPVVAQALEEEAKAHLSPQALDAARAAASIMAMNNVYYRFVHLASNKEYGTMPARLRMNVIGNPGVDKIDFELWSLAVSAINGCGLCIDSHEKVLRDAGVGAAEVHTAVRFAAVIQSTAVALEAAGHPSLIAAE
- a CDS encoding peroxiredoxin; the encoded protein is MLGIGQKLPAFSITGVKPKFNNHVENGESAFEALTEASFPGKWKIIFFYPKDFTFVCPTEIAEFARLAGEFDDRDAVVLGGSTDNEFVKLAWRRDHRDLDKLPIWQFADTNGSLVDGLGVRAPDGVAYRYTFIVDPDNTIQHVYATNLNVGRNPKDTLRVLDALQTDELCPCNREVGGDTLKAA